The Halogranum gelatinilyticum genome contains a region encoding:
- a CDS encoding DUF7289 family protein: MHSRFTNSRRTEPHVASRRTTDRAVSPVIGGILMFGLVIAMVSLIQVTGVPVWNAQEEFHHSQAVQAEFQTLDQAVEDVAATGSSRSVVLDTGMDYPTRPFLFNPPPVVGQLQVDSAGDIGITNAAVVHNTNYWSKTATADPTFATSTVRYTPGYRQYQGAPETYYEHGVLYNRFADGTVLPASESNLVDGREISLVVLDGQLSTASSAPTTVELHGLSGPAQTTTITSRDSSGVVLTLPTAFDEATWLDLLGDQVDGYDPANPTSYDPLVDEEPRAYIADLDVTGGVLTLTMEPGSYDLRLAKVGVGNGYTDEPPLYVTAVDGDGSAVVAGNAGTFVAQVRDQFNNPTPGVSLTFSVDGTGTFVKSDGTVIPSSSVDVTTDANGLARVYFRPNGDVLLTAKGDLDDSGSITAREKAMFNVEFVTPVGDGYSEYEGSLNPVGSKTVILQQAERLSTSNTNHGTCTANTFCEIRLNFENLDTFDRNIEQIRVNFYSANSISNSEGDFPDYAALVAADGTVLYSPLTVGGSFVAVDSPGGANPIVLSDSSTTAIYLKFYYVDNTNKAFELEKGDFFALTIVYDNSRTGTYLVGIVDDARK; the protein is encoded by the coding sequence ATGCACAGCAGATTCACCAACTCCAGACGAACCGAACCGCACGTCGCATCGCGACGAACCACCGACCGGGCGGTCTCTCCCGTCATCGGCGGCATCCTCATGTTCGGTCTCGTGATCGCCATGGTGTCGCTCATCCAGGTGACGGGTGTCCCGGTGTGGAACGCCCAAGAGGAGTTCCACCACAGCCAAGCGGTCCAGGCCGAGTTCCAGACGCTCGACCAGGCCGTCGAAGACGTGGCGGCGACGGGAAGCAGCCGGAGTGTCGTCCTCGACACCGGCATGGACTACCCGACCCGCCCGTTCCTGTTCAACCCGCCGCCGGTCGTCGGACAGCTCCAAGTCGACTCTGCGGGAGACATCGGCATCACCAACGCAGCCGTCGTCCACAACACCAACTACTGGTCGAAGACGGCCACGGCGGACCCGACGTTCGCGACGAGTACGGTCCGATATACCCCAGGCTACAGACAGTACCAGGGTGCCCCCGAGACCTACTACGAACACGGCGTCCTCTACAACCGGTTCGCCGACGGGACGGTCCTCCCGGCCAGCGAGAGCAATCTCGTCGACGGCCGCGAGATCTCGCTCGTCGTCCTCGACGGCCAGCTCTCGACGGCGTCGTCGGCCCCGACCACGGTCGAACTCCACGGACTGAGCGGTCCGGCACAGACGACGACCATCACGAGCCGGGACTCCTCGGGCGTCGTCCTGACGCTCCCGACCGCCTTCGACGAGGCGACGTGGCTCGACCTCCTCGGTGATCAGGTCGACGGCTACGACCCGGCGAACCCGACGAGCTACGACCCCCTCGTCGACGAAGAGCCGCGAGCGTACATCGCCGACCTCGACGTCACCGGTGGTGTCCTCACGCTCACCATGGAGCCCGGCAGCTACGACCTCCGACTGGCGAAGGTCGGAGTCGGCAACGGATACACCGACGAGCCGCCGCTCTACGTCACCGCGGTCGACGGCGACGGCTCGGCTGTCGTCGCCGGGAACGCCGGAACGTTCGTTGCACAGGTCCGCGACCAGTTCAACAATCCGACGCCCGGTGTGTCGCTGACGTTCTCGGTGGACGGAACCGGTACCTTCGTCAAATCCGACGGCACCGTTATCCCGTCGTCGTCGGTCGACGTGACGACCGATGCGAACGGACTCGCACGCGTCTACTTCCGGCCCAACGGGGACGTACTCCTGACCGCGAAGGGCGATCTCGACGACAGTGGCTCGATCACTGCCCGCGAGAAGGCGATGTTCAACGTCGAGTTTGTCACCCCCGTCGGCGACGGCTACTCCGAGTACGAGGGTTCGCTGAACCCCGTCGGCTCGAAGACGGTCATCCTCCAGCAGGCCGAACGCCTGTCGACGAGCAACACGAACCACGGGACGTGCACGGCGAACACGTTCTGTGAGATCCGACTCAACTTCGAGAACCTCGACACGTTCGACCGCAACATCGAGCAGATTCGGGTGAACTTCTACAGTGCCAACTCGATCTCGAACAGCGAGGGTGACTTCCCGGACTACGCCGCGCTCGTCGCCGCCGACGGCACCGTCCTCTACTCGCCGCTGACGGTCGGTGGAAGCTTCGTCGCTGTCGACAGCCCCGGTGGAGCGAACCCCATCGTCCTCTCCGATAGTTCGACGACGGCGATCTACCTGAAGTTCTACTACGTCGACAACACGAACAAGGCGTTCGAACTCGAGAAGGGGGACTTCTTCGCGCTCACAATCGTCTACGACAACAGCCGGACCGGGACCTACCTCGTCGGTATCGTCGACGACGCACGGAAGTAG
- a CDS encoding group I intron-associated PD-(D/E)XK endonuclease, whose product MANTKDAGDETEAKILSRLIASGYSVSVPFGDNDKYDLVVDDDDELHRVQCKTAWQNKDETIRFNTHSQTTKDGDYHERTYHGEIDAFVVRYPETETLYWIRVEEATRQKMELRFEAEIDHPSINWAEEYEFTGGIP is encoded by the coding sequence ATGGCGAACACGAAAGACGCTGGTGACGAGACCGAAGCGAAAATCCTCTCGCGGTTGATTGCGAGCGGCTACAGTGTCTCGGTCCCCTTCGGTGACAACGACAAATACGACCTCGTCGTCGACGATGACGACGAACTCCACCGGGTGCAGTGTAAGACAGCGTGGCAGAACAAAGACGAGACGATTCGGTTCAACACGCACTCACAGACGACGAAAGACGGAGACTACCACGAACGCACCTACCACGGAGAGATCGACGCGTTCGTCGTCCGGTATCCGGAGACTGAGACGCTCTACTGGATTCGAGTCGAGGAGGCGACACGACAGAAGATGGAACTCCGTTTCGAAGCGGAGATCGACCATCCATCGATCAACTGGGCAGAAGAGTACGAGTTCACCGGTGGGATACCGTAA
- a CDS encoding DNA-directed RNA polymerase subunit H produces the protein MVDVSQHNLVPEHTVLDDPERVEEVLAEYNVEKTSLPKIKRTDPALRDTDAETGDVVEIVRDSRTTDKAVVYRLVVE, from the coding sequence ATGGTAGACGTAAGCCAACACAACCTGGTTCCGGAGCATACTGTCCTCGACGATCCGGAGCGCGTCGAGGAGGTACTCGCAGAGTACAACGTGGAGAAAACAAGCCTGCCCAAGATCAAGCGCACGGACCCGGCACTCCGCGACACCGACGCGGAGACCGGCGACGTCGTCGAGATCGTGCGGGACTCCCGAACAACTGACAAAGCAGTCGTATACCGACTGGTGGTCGAGTAA
- a CDS encoding DNA-directed RNA polymerase subunit B'': MDRQARRTISREYFSQERLAEHHFRSFNNFMGRGMQEVVEEKERIETDIGDKEGEEPVYVELGDVRVVTPRVREADGSEELLYPQEARLRNITYAAPVFMEMSIIRGGEDEEEVVVDSAETKVGRMPIMVGSDKCNISGFSDEELVEIGEDPVDPGGYFIVNGSERVLMTSEDLAPNKILAEYDTKYGDEIQVAKTFSQRRGYRALVLCERNREGILEVSFPSVSGSVNFVTLVRALGLESDEEIVHRVSDDPEIVKFMLENLEMAEVQTQEEAIETLGKRVASGQGKNYQLKRANYVIDRYLLPHLHEEGIEEEEVRSNKAFYLCRMAEACFELALGRRDSDDKDHYANKRLKVSGDLMKDLFRTALNKLARDVKYQLERANMRNRNLTVNTVVRSDVLTERLEHPIATGNWVGGRSGVSQLVDRTDYMGVLSHLRRLRSPLSRSQPHFEARDLHATQWGRICPSETPEGPNCGLVKNFAQAMELSQNIEDEQSLKRELASMGVEGIPGLEGVEATPADD; the protein is encoded by the coding sequence ATGGACCGACAAGCACGACGAACGATTTCACGCGAGTACTTCTCGCAAGAACGGCTCGCAGAGCACCACTTCCGCTCGTTCAACAACTTCATGGGACGAGGGATGCAGGAGGTCGTCGAAGAGAAAGAGCGCATCGAGACCGACATCGGCGACAAGGAGGGCGAAGAGCCCGTCTACGTCGAACTCGGTGACGTGCGCGTCGTCACCCCGCGCGTTCGCGAGGCCGACGGCTCCGAAGAACTTCTCTACCCGCAAGAAGCGCGCCTGCGCAACATCACCTACGCCGCCCCGGTCTTCATGGAGATGTCCATCATCCGCGGCGGCGAAGACGAGGAAGAGGTCGTCGTCGACTCCGCCGAGACCAAGGTCGGTCGGATGCCGATCATGGTCGGCTCGGACAAGTGTAACATCTCGGGCTTCTCCGACGAGGAACTCGTCGAGATCGGCGAGGACCCCGTCGACCCCGGCGGCTACTTCATCGTCAACGGCTCCGAGCGCGTCCTGATGACGTCGGAGGACCTGGCCCCGAACAAGATCCTCGCGGAGTACGACACGAAGTACGGCGACGAGATTCAGGTCGCAAAGACCTTCTCGCAGCGCCGTGGCTACCGCGCGCTCGTCCTCTGTGAGCGCAACCGCGAGGGCATCCTCGAAGTCTCGTTCCCGTCGGTCTCGGGCAGCGTCAACTTCGTGACCCTCGTCCGCGCGCTCGGACTCGAATCCGACGAGGAGATCGTCCACCGCGTCTCCGACGACCCGGAGATCGTGAAGTTCATGCTCGAGAACCTGGAGATGGCCGAAGTCCAGACCCAAGAAGAGGCCATCGAGACGCTCGGAAAGCGCGTCGCCAGCGGGCAGGGCAAGAACTACCAGCTGAAGCGCGCGAACTACGTCATCGACCGCTACCTGCTCCCGCATCTCCACGAGGAGGGCATCGAGGAGGAAGAGGTCCGCAGCAACAAGGCGTTCTACCTCTGTCGGATGGCCGAGGCGTGTTTCGAGCTTGCGCTCGGCCGCCGCGACTCCGACGACAAGGACCACTACGCCAACAAGCGCCTCAAGGTCTCCGGCGACCTGATGAAGGACCTGTTCCGGACGGCACTCAACAAGCTGGCACGCGACGTGAAGTACCAGCTCGAGCGCGCCAACATGCGGAACCGGAACCTCACCGTCAACACGGTGGTCCGCTCGGACGTGCTCACCGAACGGCTGGAACACCCCATCGCGACGGGTAACTGGGTGGGCGGCCGCTCCGGCGTCTCCCAGCTGGTCGACCGGACCGACTACATGGGTGTGCTGTCGCACCTGCGTCGGCTCCGCTCGCCGCTGTCGCGGTCCCAGCCGCACTTCGAAGCGCGTGACCTGCACGCGACCCAGTGGGGTCGCATCTGTCCTTCCGAGACCCCGGAGGGACCGAACTGTGGGCTCGTGAAGAACTTCGCGCAGGCGATGGAGCTGTCACAGAACATCGAAGACGAACAGTCACTCAAACGCGAACTGGCGTCGATGGGGGTCGAGGGTATCCCCGGTCTCGAAGGCGTCGAAGCAACACCGGCAGACGACTAA